Proteins found in one Brevibacillus brevis genomic segment:
- the fabF gene encoding beta-ketoacyl-ACP synthase II, producing MKRRVVITGVGVVSPVGNDAQTFWNSLLEGKSGIDRVAAFDASDYPTQIAGEVKNFDPEQYMDKKDIRRTDRFVQFGLAAAKMAVEDAKLEITPENAERVGVYIGSGIGGLTTWEEQHSVLLEKGPRRVSPFFIPMLIANMASGAVSIQYGAKGPTSSAITACATGTNAIGDALRLIQFDHADVMIAGGAEATVRPMAFAGFCSAKAMSTRNDEPQKASRPFDQDRDGFVMGEGAGVLILEELEHAKKRGATIIAEVIGYGMSADAHHITSPSPGGEGAARCMASALKDAGVDPTEVQYINAHGTSTDQGDIAETQAIKRVFGEHAYKLAVSSTKSMTGHLLGATGGVEAIATAYALRDQVLPPTINLENPDPECDLDYVPNHARKATVHVAVSNTFGFGGHNATIVLKRYEA from the coding sequence ATGAAACGCAGAGTGGTGATTACTGGCGTTGGTGTCGTTTCTCCAGTAGGGAATGACGCGCAGACTTTCTGGAACAGCTTGCTGGAAGGAAAATCAGGCATTGACCGTGTGGCTGCCTTTGACGCTTCTGATTATCCAACACAAATTGCAGGCGAAGTGAAAAACTTCGATCCTGAGCAGTATATGGACAAGAAAGATATCCGACGTACAGACCGATTCGTTCAGTTTGGATTAGCTGCTGCCAAAATGGCTGTAGAAGATGCAAAACTGGAGATCACGCCAGAAAATGCGGAACGAGTGGGTGTATACATCGGGTCCGGAATCGGTGGTCTGACTACATGGGAAGAACAGCATTCCGTCTTGTTGGAAAAAGGACCGCGTCGTGTGAGTCCATTCTTCATACCGATGCTGATTGCGAACATGGCGTCTGGTGCAGTATCTATTCAATACGGTGCAAAAGGACCAACATCCAGTGCGATTACCGCTTGTGCGACAGGTACAAATGCGATCGGTGATGCACTGCGTCTGATCCAGTTCGATCACGCAGATGTCATGATCGCAGGTGGAGCAGAAGCAACGGTGCGTCCAATGGCATTTGCAGGCTTTTGCTCGGCAAAAGCGATGTCCACCAGAAACGATGAGCCGCAAAAAGCGAGCCGTCCGTTTGACCAAGATCGCGATGGCTTCGTAATGGGCGAAGGTGCTGGTGTTCTGATTCTGGAAGAGCTTGAGCATGCGAAAAAACGTGGAGCAACGATCATCGCGGAAGTCATTGGCTACGGGATGAGTGCAGATGCTCACCATATTACTTCTCCATCTCCTGGTGGCGAAGGGGCAGCGCGTTGCATGGCGAGCGCACTGAAAGACGCTGGCGTTGATCCAACAGAAGTCCAATATATTAATGCACATGGTACTTCTACTGACCAAGGAGATATCGCAGAAACACAAGCGATCAAGCGTGTGTTTGGCGAGCACGCATACAAATTGGCTGTCAGCTCGACCAAATCGATGACAGGCCATTTGCTGGGTGCTACTGGTGGAGTCGAGGCAATCGCGACGGCATATGCGCTGCGTGATCAAGTACTGCCTCCAACAATCAACTTGGAAAACCCGGATCCAGAATGTGATCTGGATTATGTTCCGAACCATGCGCGCAAGGCGACCGTCCATGTGGCTGTTTCCAATACATTTGGATTCGGCGGTCACAACGCAACGATTGTCCTGAAGCGATACGAAGCATAA
- the acpP gene encoding acyl carrier protein — protein MADTLERVKKIIVDRLGVDESKITLEASFKEDLGADSLDVVELVMELEDEFDLEISDEDAEKITSVGEVVKYIESHK, from the coding sequence ATGGCAGATACTTTGGAGCGTGTGAAGAAAATCATCGTCGATCGTCTGGGTGTAGATGAGTCCAAAATTACTTTGGAAGCTTCTTTCAAAGAAGACCTGGGCGCTGACTCCCTGGATGTGGTTGAACTCGTAATGGAACTCGAAGATGAGTTTGATTTAGAGATTTCCGACGAAGATGCTGAAAAGATCACTTCTGTTGGTGAGGTTGTTAAATACATAGAATCTCACAAGTAG
- the fabG gene encoding 3-oxoacyl-[acyl-carrier-protein] reductase yields the protein MLTGKTALVTGASRGIGRAIALKLAEAGANVVVNYAGSEAAASETVSLIKEMGRDAIMIRANVSSTEDVNDMFKAALDHFGAIDILVNNAGITRDNLIMRMKEDEWDDVIATNLKGVFNCVKAATRPMMKQRSGKIINITSVVGVLGNAGQANYVAAKAGVIGLTKTAARELASRNITVNAVAPGFIDTEMTAVLPEDVKAGLTSQIPLARLGQTDDIASVVLFLASDAANYMTGQTLHVDGGMYM from the coding sequence ATGTTAACAGGAAAAACAGCACTGGTCACAGGGGCTTCCCGTGGTATTGGGCGTGCAATTGCATTGAAGCTGGCAGAAGCTGGCGCGAATGTAGTTGTCAATTACGCAGGTAGTGAAGCGGCAGCGAGTGAGACTGTTTCCCTTATTAAAGAAATGGGCCGCGATGCCATCATGATTCGTGCGAACGTTTCTTCTACAGAAGATGTCAACGACATGTTCAAAGCTGCTTTGGATCATTTTGGTGCAATTGATATTCTCGTGAACAATGCGGGAATCACTCGCGACAACTTGATTATGCGCATGAAAGAAGACGAGTGGGATGATGTCATTGCGACGAATCTGAAGGGTGTATTCAACTGCGTAAAGGCAGCGACCCGCCCAATGATGAAGCAGCGTTCAGGCAAAATCATCAACATCACTTCTGTGGTAGGTGTTTTGGGGAACGCTGGACAAGCTAACTACGTAGCTGCAAAAGCTGGGGTTATTGGCTTGACGAAGACAGCTGCTCGTGAGCTCGCAAGTCGCAATATCACGGTGAATGCTGTTGCCCCAGGATTTATTGATACAGAAATGACTGCTGTATTGCCGGAGGATGTCAAAGCAGGACTCACAAGCCAAATTCCGCTTGCCCGCTTGGGACAAACAGATGATATCGCATCTGTCGTGTTGTTCCTGGCATCCGACGCAGCCAACTACATGACAGGGCAGACCCTGCACGTAGACGGCGGAATGTACATGTAG
- the fabD gene encoding ACP S-malonyltransferase, with the protein MGKVAFVFPGQGSQFVGMGQALSEQSEAARHIFEQADEALGFSLSGLCFAGPEEELKLTANTQPAILTASITVFAALKEKLPDYKPAFVAGHSLGEYSALVAAGALSFADAVKTVRARGQFMEEAVPAGQGAMAAVLNMDRAALHAVCEEVTAAGHPVQLANMNCPGQIVISGSAEGVKLAGEKAKEAGAKRVLPLNVSGPFHSSLMQPAAEKLQAVLAGVTVQEATVPVVANVTARPVSEATIIVDQLVQQVSAPVLWEDSVQWMVEAGVTTFVEIGPGKVLAGLIKKIAPADTTIISVQDMDSLTELLNGGVLC; encoded by the coding sequence ATGGGAAAAGTAGCCTTTGTTTTTCCGGGGCAAGGTTCACAATTTGTAGGAATGGGGCAAGCTCTCTCCGAACAATCGGAAGCGGCCCGTCATATATTTGAGCAGGCTGATGAAGCACTCGGCTTTTCCTTGTCGGGACTGTGTTTTGCAGGACCAGAAGAGGAATTGAAGCTGACAGCAAACACACAGCCAGCTATTTTGACAGCAAGCATCACTGTTTTCGCAGCATTGAAAGAAAAGTTGCCTGACTATAAGCCTGCGTTCGTAGCAGGTCATAGCTTGGGTGAGTATTCTGCTTTGGTCGCGGCAGGGGCTTTGTCCTTTGCAGATGCAGTCAAAACTGTGCGAGCTCGTGGTCAGTTCATGGAAGAAGCGGTGCCAGCGGGACAAGGTGCTATGGCTGCTGTCTTGAACATGGATCGCGCGGCACTGCATGCGGTTTGCGAAGAGGTAACAGCAGCTGGACATCCTGTTCAATTAGCGAACATGAACTGCCCAGGGCAAATTGTCATCTCTGGTTCTGCTGAAGGTGTGAAGTTGGCCGGTGAAAAAGCGAAGGAAGCGGGCGCAAAGCGTGTCCTTCCATTGAATGTAAGCGGTCCGTTCCACTCGAGCTTGATGCAGCCGGCAGCAGAGAAGCTGCAAGCTGTCTTGGCTGGCGTTACGGTACAAGAAGCGACCGTGCCTGTTGTGGCAAACGTAACGGCTAGACCAGTATCTGAGGCTACAATCATTGTAGATCAATTGGTTCAACAAGTTTCCGCTCCAGTTTTGTGGGAGGATTCTGTACAATGGATGGTCGAAGCAGGGGTGACAACCTTTGTGGAAATCGGTCCAGGAAAAGTTTTGGCCGGTTTAATCAAGAAAATCGCACCAGCGGATACGACGATTATCTCTGTGCAGGACATGGATTCGCTTACTGAGCTTTTGAACGGAGGGGTACTATGTTAA
- a CDS encoding beta-ketoacyl-ACP synthase III — MSTKRSVGILSTGSYTPERVLTNFDLEKMVETSDEWIVSRTGIRERRISSPEQASSDLAYEAAKEALEKANISAEQLDMIIVATVTPDMSFPSTACLLQEKLGATRAAAMDLSAACTGFLYGITTATQFIQNGLYKKVLVVGVETLSKITNYKDRNTCVLFGDGAGAAVIGEVTEGYGFQSFELGADGSGGSLLCLPAGGSRTPASAESVEQGLHYLYMAGGEVFKFAVRVMNSATEAVLSKAGVSKDEIDLLVPHQANKRIIDSAVQRFGLSEDKVAINLDRYGNMSSASIPVALDEAVKAGRVKEGDNLILVGFGGGLTWGATLLKWCTTPAEGSK; from the coding sequence ATGAGTACAAAGCGTTCAGTAGGAATTTTGTCTACAGGCTCTTATACCCCGGAGCGGGTGTTGACGAACTTTGATCTGGAGAAAATGGTGGAAACCTCTGATGAGTGGATTGTTTCCCGTACCGGAATCAGAGAACGCCGCATTAGCTCACCGGAGCAAGCTTCCTCCGACTTGGCTTACGAGGCTGCCAAAGAAGCGCTCGAGAAAGCAAACATCAGCGCGGAACAGCTGGATATGATCATTGTCGCAACTGTAACGCCTGACATGTCGTTCCCGTCTACTGCTTGCTTGCTGCAAGAAAAGCTGGGTGCTACACGTGCGGCTGCCATGGATCTTTCCGCGGCTTGCACAGGCTTTTTGTACGGAATTACAACAGCGACTCAGTTCATCCAAAACGGTTTGTATAAAAAAGTATTGGTCGTAGGCGTTGAGACCTTGTCCAAAATTACGAATTACAAAGATCGAAATACATGCGTCTTGTTCGGAGACGGTGCAGGTGCGGCTGTTATCGGTGAAGTTACTGAGGGATACGGCTTCCAGTCCTTTGAGCTCGGTGCAGATGGATCAGGCGGGTCCCTCTTGTGCTTGCCAGCAGGTGGTTCCAGAACGCCTGCATCTGCTGAGTCTGTCGAACAAGGCCTGCATTATCTCTACATGGCAGGCGGAGAAGTTTTCAAATTCGCCGTTCGCGTCATGAATTCTGCAACAGAGGCTGTCTTGTCCAAAGCGGGCGTATCGAAGGATGAGATCGACCTGTTGGTACCGCATCAGGCAAACAAACGAATCATCGACTCTGCCGTACAGCGCTTTGGTTTGTCTGAGGATAAAGTAGCGATCAACCTGGATCGTTATGGAAACATGTCCTCTGCGTCTATTCCTGTAGCGTTGGATGAAGCAGTAAAGGCTGGTCGTGTAAAAGAAGGCGATAACCTGATCCTGGTTGGGTTTGGTGGCGGCTTGACTTGGGGAGCGACGCTCTTGAAGTGGTGCACGACTCCGGCAGAAGGGAGCAAGTAG
- the plsX gene encoding phosphate acyltransferase PlsX, producing MRIAVDAMGGDHAPKSTVLGALAAIKENPAITVVLVGDEQAIRNHLPQDIPANIEIVPAAEVILPDDEPVRAVRRKKNSSLVVAVEMAREKKVDAMISAGNTGALMTAGLLYAGRMDGIERPALCAYIPNTKGRVTLTLDVGANMDAKPHQLVQYALMGSLYAEKVLGFKQPTVGLLNVGTEEGKGNELTKAVFPLLQEADLNFVGNVEARDVMQGACDVLVCDGFVGNVLLKAVEGAASTIFSQLKQEFTSSLINKLGAAILKPGLVRFKKKMDYAEYGGAPLLGLKSPVIKAHGSSNERAMKNAIVSATRFIQQDVNEIIQQSLQKNTLGESE from the coding sequence TTGCGAATTGCAGTGGATGCGATGGGCGGCGATCACGCACCGAAGAGTACAGTATTAGGGGCGCTTGCTGCCATCAAGGAAAACCCGGCCATTACAGTTGTATTGGTGGGAGATGAACAGGCTATTCGGAACCACTTGCCGCAGGATATTCCGGCAAATATTGAAATTGTTCCTGCAGCGGAAGTGATTTTGCCAGATGATGAACCGGTTCGAGCAGTTCGGCGTAAGAAAAATTCTTCGCTGGTTGTAGCTGTTGAGATGGCGCGCGAGAAAAAAGTTGACGCGATGATCTCGGCTGGGAATACGGGTGCTTTAATGACAGCGGGCTTGCTGTACGCAGGTCGCATGGATGGAATCGAGCGCCCGGCGCTTTGTGCCTATATCCCGAATACAAAAGGCCGTGTAACACTGACGCTGGACGTCGGAGCCAATATGGATGCCAAGCCGCATCAGCTTGTCCAGTACGCGCTGATGGGGAGCTTGTACGCTGAAAAAGTGTTGGGCTTCAAGCAGCCGACAGTAGGCTTGCTGAATGTCGGAACGGAAGAAGGAAAAGGGAATGAATTGACGAAAGCCGTTTTTCCTCTCCTTCAAGAAGCTGACTTGAACTTTGTAGGAAATGTGGAAGCACGCGATGTTATGCAAGGAGCCTGTGATGTGCTCGTATGCGACGGCTTTGTAGGAAATGTTTTGTTAAAGGCCGTAGAGGGTGCTGCCTCCACAATCTTTTCGCAGTTAAAGCAGGAGTTTACTTCCAGCCTGATTAATAAGCTAGGAGCTGCCATTCTGAAACCAGGATTGGTACGCTTTAAAAAGAAAATGGATTATGCGGAATACGGTGGTGCTCCCTTGCTGGGACTGAAATCCCCTGTGATCAAGGCCCACGGTTCCTCAAATGAGCGTGCGATGAAAAACGCGATTGTCAGTGCAACGCGGTTTATTCAGCAGGACGTGAACGAGATTATCCAGCAATCATTACAGAAAAATACTTTGGGAGAAAGCGAGTGA
- the fapR gene encoding transcription factor FapR → MFSIARLPKKDRQSRLVQYLADNPFATDEDLAELFRVSIQTIRLDRLELGIPELRERIKTVAEKSLDPVKSLGIDEIIGEIIDLQLDSQAISVLEIKEEHVFSKTQIARGHYIFAQANSLAVAVINAEVALTATARIRFVRPVRAGEKLVAKAVVRSRNGDECKVRVETKVQGELVFTATFRVVEMSSYHNSMDEE, encoded by the coding sequence GTGTTCAGCATCGCCCGCTTGCCAAAAAAAGATCGCCAGTCCCGCTTAGTGCAGTATCTGGCGGATAACCCATTTGCGACGGACGAAGATCTGGCTGAGTTATTTCGTGTCAGTATTCAAACCATACGCTTAGACAGACTGGAATTAGGCATACCGGAGCTGCGTGAACGAATCAAGACAGTCGCAGAGAAAAGTCTTGATCCTGTAAAATCATTGGGCATCGATGAAATCATCGGTGAGATTATTGATCTACAGCTCGATTCACAGGCCATTTCCGTATTGGAAATTAAAGAAGAGCATGTTTTTTCGAAAACACAAATTGCCCGAGGGCATTATATATTTGCTCAGGCCAACTCATTGGCAGTTGCCGTAATCAACGCAGAGGTAGCGTTGACAGCTACAGCGAGAATCCGCTTTGTCCGTCCTGTACGAGCAGGGGAAAAGCTGGTTGCAAAAGCAGTGGTGAGGAGCCGTAACGGCGACGAATGCAAGGTGCGTGTAGAGACGAAGGTTCAGGGTGAATTGGTCTTTACGGCAACCTTCCGTGTAGTAGAAATGTCGAGCTACCATAACAGCATGGATGAGGAGTAA
- a CDS encoding ABC transporter ATP-binding protein: MIEAEHIEKSFFLNQAKEGRFASLRTLFSRERREVKAVHDISFSIDRGEFVGYIGPNGAGKSTTIKMLAGILHPSQGEIRIGGYSPQRERIQVASQIGVVFGQRTQLWWDLPVRDSFEILQAMYKIDDSAYRRSMEVYQELLDLHEFLDTPVRKLSLGQRMRADLAAALLHDPPVLFLDEPTIGLDVVAKTRIRAFLKEVNQTQKKTILLTTHDMDDIEQLCNRIIVINHGKKMMDTSLADLRHQIGLPSLIRIEFRQPPEKLYELEGIERMELSENVLSIYFDKGKISSPRILAEVASWGEPLDIQMKEPGIEEIIRLIYR; this comes from the coding sequence ATGATAGAAGCAGAGCACATCGAAAAATCATTTTTCCTGAATCAAGCGAAGGAGGGGCGCTTTGCTTCTCTACGAACACTCTTTTCTCGTGAACGAAGGGAAGTCAAAGCCGTCCACGATATCTCCTTTTCCATTGACAGAGGCGAGTTCGTGGGATATATCGGGCCGAATGGCGCTGGAAAATCGACGACAATCAAAATGCTGGCGGGAATTCTTCATCCCAGTCAGGGGGAAATACGAATAGGTGGATATAGTCCGCAGCGGGAAAGAATTCAAGTAGCCTCGCAGATCGGAGTAGTATTCGGGCAGCGAACACAGCTATGGTGGGATTTGCCAGTCAGAGATTCCTTCGAAATTTTGCAAGCGATGTACAAAATTGACGACAGCGCGTATCGGCGATCGATGGAGGTGTATCAGGAACTGCTGGACCTCCATGAATTCCTTGATACGCCAGTGCGTAAATTGTCGTTAGGACAACGGATGAGAGCTGATTTGGCGGCGGCGCTGCTGCATGATCCGCCTGTCCTGTTTTTGGACGAGCCTACGATTGGGTTGGATGTGGTCGCGAAGACTCGCATCAGAGCTTTTTTGAAAGAAGTGAATCAGACCCAGAAGAAGACGATTCTTTTGACGACTCATGATATGGATGATATTGAACAACTCTGCAACCGGATTATCGTGATCAATCATGGCAAAAAGATGATGGATACGAGCTTGGCTGATTTGCGACACCAGATAGGGCTGCCAAGCCTCATACGAATCGAATTTCGACAACCGCCTGAAAAGCTTTACGAGCTAGAGGGAATTGAGCGGATGGAGCTATCTGAGAATGTGCTTTCGATTTACTTCGACAAAGGAAAAATTTCTTCGCCGCGAATCCTTGCCGAGGTGGCGAGTTGGGGTGAGCCTTTGGACATCCAGATGAAAGAACCGGGGATTGAGGAGATCATTCGTCTCATTTACCGTTAG
- a CDS encoding ABC transporter permease: MFALYRKLIAASIRSQMQYKINFVTSAATTGMIMVLDFIILSAILYRFHDVVGWNIYEVGMLYGISSASVSLYRLFAPEINDFEKYIVQGELDQLLIRPVSPLLLLLTRNLDLSRVGGLVQGVSVLVISLSGLAAEGQSIMGLVLFSPVAILSGGVIYFSIGLATAGVAFWTHQMKDMLTFTIYAPANASNYPIGLYPNWLKWLFFSAIPIAYMNYLPMLTLLGKGGEWFYPILTPVAAASAFYFARMLWNVGIRHYHSTGS, from the coding sequence ATGTTTGCCCTCTATCGCAAACTGATTGCGGCCAGCATTCGCTCGCAAATGCAATACAAGATAAATTTTGTCACGAGCGCTGCCACGACCGGAATGATTATGGTGCTTGATTTTATTATTCTCTCTGCGATTTTGTACCGATTTCACGATGTGGTCGGGTGGAATATTTACGAGGTTGGGATGCTTTACGGGATTTCCTCGGCATCTGTCTCCTTGTATCGACTGTTTGCTCCGGAAATTAACGACTTTGAGAAGTACATCGTACAAGGGGAGCTCGATCAATTGCTCATCCGGCCTGTTTCACCTTTGCTTCTGCTATTGACACGTAATCTTGATTTATCGAGAGTGGGAGGGTTGGTGCAAGGGGTGTCTGTTTTGGTCATCTCCTTGTCGGGTCTTGCGGCGGAAGGGCAATCGATCATGGGGTTGGTGCTATTCTCACCGGTTGCCATTTTGTCTGGCGGAGTGATCTATTTCTCCATTGGTCTTGCTACGGCTGGGGTCGCCTTTTGGACGCATCAGATGAAAGACATGCTGACCTTTACCATTTATGCACCAGCCAATGCTTCCAATTATCCGATCGGGCTATATCCAAACTGGCTCAAATGGCTCTTTTTCTCAGCGATTCCGATTGCGTATATGAATTATTTGCCAATGTTGACGCTGTTGGGCAAAGGGGGCGAATGGTTTTATCCGATACTCACCCCAGTAGCTGCAGCGAGTGCTTTTTATTTCGCTCGTATGCTGTGGAATGTCGGGATTCGACACTACCATAGTACAGGGAGCTAA
- a CDS encoding ABC transporter permease, whose translation MVYWRIIRKSYRRNLQYRLSHVVNNVASSIFGLVFIAIWTGVLSGKQVYGPYDVKTMGYYIAICQSVLWMTTFLSPGLNVQIAVRSGAVSLDMIKPVHYLWYMLSQEFGRLLYNACYRSVPIGLLLGLAVGFFFPSHLFTYFWFILSLLLGTYVGMLLFYLAGISSFWTTEIRWVHLILLSLIFGLGGQMIPIDLMPGMIGKVAPYLPFSAMIYYPVMTLLELAPPYGMLVQAGWALALTVVALLVTNMARRKLEIQGG comes from the coding sequence ATGGTCTATTGGCGGATTATTCGCAAGAGCTATCGTCGAAATCTTCAGTATCGTTTATCGCATGTCGTCAACAATGTCGCAAGCTCGATTTTTGGGCTTGTTTTTATTGCCATTTGGACGGGTGTCCTTTCTGGAAAACAAGTATATGGCCCGTATGATGTCAAAACGATGGGGTATTACATCGCGATTTGCCAAAGCGTTCTCTGGATGACAACTTTTCTGTCCCCAGGTCTGAATGTGCAAATAGCGGTAAGGAGCGGGGCTGTCAGTCTGGATATGATCAAGCCTGTTCATTATCTCTGGTACATGCTCAGTCAGGAGTTTGGACGACTTTTGTACAATGCTTGTTACCGAAGTGTTCCGATTGGCTTGCTGCTAGGATTAGCGGTAGGCTTCTTTTTTCCCTCCCATCTGTTCACTTACTTCTGGTTTATCCTCTCGCTTCTGCTAGGAACGTACGTAGGCATGTTACTCTTTTATCTCGCGGGCATTTCTTCCTTCTGGACCACAGAAATCCGCTGGGTACATCTCATTCTTTTGTCGTTGATCTTTGGGTTAGGTGGACAAATGATTCCGATCGACTTGATGCCCGGGATGATTGGAAAGGTAGCGCCTTATTTGCCCTTTTCCGCGATGATTTATTATCCAGTCATGACCTTGCTAGAGCTTGCTCCTCCTTATGGCATGCTAGTCCAAGCTGGATGGGCGCTCGCTTTAACGGTAGTTGCTTTATTGGTGACGAACATGGCAAGAAGAAAGCTAGAAATTCAAGGAGGATAA
- a CDS encoding DeoR/GlpR family DNA-binding transcription regulator — translation MFQEERLAAILAYLQEHQRISVQEVVEQFGVSRDTARRDIVKLEEQGQILRTRGGAVLPSLNKKNYSHQERMQLDLTGKRSIATAAARLIKDGDYLLLDASTTVQLTVESLQTRDHVIITNSLATAASMSRKDGVLVKLLGGDVHAEDQCVLGTRVIQNLADFHVDKVLVGACGLTKEGLMSTQEDHGFLIKEMIKRADQAIILTDHTKFGKSMLYRVAGFDQIDIIVTDKLPEKEIAEALHANDVEVIVAST, via the coding sequence GTGTTTCAAGAGGAGAGGTTGGCTGCAATTCTTGCGTATCTGCAGGAGCACCAGCGAATCAGTGTGCAAGAAGTAGTTGAGCAGTTTGGGGTTTCCCGTGACACAGCGAGGCGTGATATCGTCAAGCTGGAGGAGCAGGGACAAATCCTGCGGACCAGGGGAGGAGCAGTACTGCCCAGCCTCAACAAAAAGAACTACTCCCATCAGGAACGAATGCAGCTTGATTTGACAGGAAAGCGCAGTATTGCGACAGCGGCGGCCCGTCTGATCAAAGATGGCGATTATTTGCTGCTCGATGCGTCCACAACTGTTCAGCTTACGGTGGAATCGTTGCAGACCCGCGATCATGTCATCATCACGAATTCATTAGCGACTGCCGCCAGTATGTCCCGAAAAGATGGCGTTCTTGTCAAGCTTTTGGGCGGAGACGTACATGCAGAGGATCAATGTGTGCTCGGTACACGCGTGATTCAAAACCTCGCTGATTTTCATGTTGATAAAGTGCTGGTTGGTGCATGCGGTCTTACAAAGGAAGGGCTCATGTCCACGCAGGAGGATCACGGCTTTCTGATCAAAGAAATGATCAAGCGGGCCGATCAAGCCATCATCCTCACTGACCATACCAAGTTTGGAAAAAGCATGTTGTATCGCGTTGCAGGTTTTGACCAGATCGATATTATCGTGACTGATAAGCTGCCTGAAAAGGAAATAGCTGAGGCTTTGCACGCTAACGATGTAGAGGTGATTGTAGCTTCCACATGA
- the rpmF gene encoding 50S ribosomal protein L32, which translates to MAVPQRRTSKTRKRMRRTHFKLEIPGMIKCDNCSEYKLAHRVCPSCGHYKGVKVAK; encoded by the coding sequence ATGGCAGTACCTCAACGGAGAACTTCCAAAACCCGTAAAAGAATGCGTCGTACGCACTTCAAATTAGAGATTCCAGGCATGATCAAATGCGATAATTGCAGCGAATACAAGCTTGCGCATCGTGTTTGCCCAAGCTGCGGTCACTACAAAGGCGTGAAAGTAGCGAAGTAA
- a CDS encoding YceD family protein produces the protein MNIKLAELEHRKGEPLPFQVTLEADELKKRHHEIRGISPVTASGEAVQLGNLYYVKGSMKADVNFVCARCLNPFVDQATVDFSETFALADDPILQDDEDSDILPLEGDEIELDSLLQEDFLLAMPTFPLCEEDCKGLCPTCGVNRNEVACSCKNERVDPRLAGLADFFKDSK, from the coding sequence ATGAACATTAAGTTAGCAGAGTTAGAGCACCGAAAAGGAGAGCCGTTGCCATTCCAGGTAACCTTGGAAGCAGATGAGCTAAAGAAGCGTCATCATGAGATTCGCGGGATTAGTCCTGTGACTGCGAGTGGTGAAGCCGTTCAGCTGGGCAATCTCTATTACGTAAAAGGAAGCATGAAGGCAGACGTGAATTTTGTCTGCGCGAGATGCTTGAATCCTTTTGTCGATCAGGCAACAGTAGATTTCTCTGAGACATTTGCGCTTGCGGATGATCCAATCCTGCAAGATGACGAGGACAGCGATATCCTTCCTTTGGAAGGCGATGAAATCGAGCTGGACTCGCTGTTGCAAGAGGACTTCTTACTGGCAATGCCGACCTTCCCGCTTTGCGAGGAGGATTGCAAAGGTCTGTGCCCGACTTGCGGTGTGAACCGTAACGAAGTGGCATGCAGCTGCAAGAATGAGCGTGTTGACCCGCGTTTGGCTGGGTTGGCTGACTTTTTCAAAGACAGCAAATAA